From Chloroflexota bacterium:
CCTATCTACCCGAACACCTGTTACCTATGTCCCCGGTCTGTACACTCCCAAGGAGAGGGAGAATTTCTCGCGCCGTTTGCCAACGTTAAGCCGTTGGCAAACGTTTCAAGGAAGTCGCCTGGGGAGTAGGATTGGGTAAGAGGTGATTCCTTGTCGATGCTGCCTGTCCCGCCAGCTTGGCGGAATTGCGCACAGGCCACATATCTTTGGGAGAAGCTAACAAATGTCCATAGCCAAGACTACGGCAGAGAAAGTCGAGACCGGTCACTTCCGCATCCTCGAGCGCCCGATCACGGCTGACGAACTCATCCCCCATGTGCTCACCGACGCCTACGGCGCCGTGGCGACGTTCTCCGGCACGGTGCGCAACCACGCCCGCGGCAAGCATGTCACCTGCCTGACCTACGAGGCCTATCCGGAGATGGCAGAGGCCGAGATGCGCAAGATCGCGGTGGAGGTCTATGCGCAGTGGCCGGAATGCAAAGTGGCCATGCTGCATCGCATCGGCAAGCTGGAGATCGGCGACGTCTCGGTTGCGATCGCGGTGGCAACACCTCACCGCAAGGAGTCGTTTGAGGCTTGTGAATTTGCCATCAACCGGCTCAAAGAGACCGTACCCATCTGGAAGAAAGAGGCCTACGCCGACGGCGAGGTGTGGGTGGAAGGCGTCTCCCCCGGCGCAGACGGCAACGCGGGCTAAGTCTCACGCGCCTTAAACTACTGCATTGCGGAACTAAATCATCAACGCCTTGGCGTGCACACCCACGCTACGCTTCTGCCGCACGTTACGAGCCTACCGCGCTTGGCTCCCGCATCGGGACCATGTTTTCCTTGTGCGGCGCGATATCCGCGTAGGCGCGGGCGTAGAGATCGGCGCGATTCTGGCGCAGCATGGTTCGCCGGTGGTCGTACTTCGTGCACCAGCTCGTCCAGCGCTCTTCGTCCAGGTCGAGCGTCGCGGTCGCGTGGCCGGCGCGGTGTCCGGTCTCAGCCAGGGTAAAGCCGTTGTAGTCATAGATCGTCGCATGACTCTGGCGGTACTGCCACCCGAGCGGCCTGTCCTGGAGAAACGTAGACGTGACCAAGAAGCAGGAGGCATCGTGGGCACGGGTGCGCAGCATCTCCGAGCGAATGGTCTCGGTCGGCCCGGCAGCTTGGGTGGGATGGAGCAGCACGTCCGTGCCCTTCAAGCCGTAAATCTGGCAAACCTCCGGGAATGCTTGATCGTTGCAGATGAAGACGCCGTAGCGGACGCCGTCCACTTCGATGGGCTCGATCGCGTCCCCAGGCGTGATTCCCTTCACTTCGTACTCGTTCTCGGTGGGTTGTACCTTCCGATAGCGTCCCAGGATGTGGCCCTGCCTGCCGTAGAAGGTCGCCTGGTTGTACAGGGCTGCGCCATCTCGGGTCAGATTGTTTGAGACCACAGTAACATTGTGGCGCGCGGCAAACTCCAGGAAGCGCGCCGCAACCGGACCATCTTCCGTCATGGCGAGTTCAAGCGCCCCGGCGAAGCGCGCCTCCGGTTCGCTCCGCTCCTGAATGTGCCGCCACTCCATGCACCCCATGGTCTCGAACATTTCCGGCAGGAGGATCACGTCGGGTTGGTCTGCCAACGCCGCTTCCAGGTAGCGAAACGCCTGATCGTAGCGAGCGGCCTGGGTAGCCGCTTCGCTGCCGAGAAGAAAGGAAATGGTGGAAATTCTCACGCGCCGCGCCATGGCTGCCTCACTTTCCCAAGTTAACAGAATCCATCGTTTGCCAATGCTCTTGCAGCTTCTACCTTCCCCGGGGAGAACTTTGCAAAACCCTCGTCGGAATCGCAAGATCGACCCACTCTCCTAAAGGCTTTCCCCTGCTCCTAAGACTTTCTCCTTCTCCCTGGGAGGCCTTTGCGTACCTAGAACCTGAGGGAAATGCAGTACTCCCTCTCCTCGGGGTGAGGGGAATCTTCGCCAATTC
This genomic window contains:
- a CDS encoding carbon-nitrogen hydrolase family protein, with the protein product MRISTISFLLGSEAATQAARYDQAFRYLEAALADQPDVILLPEMFETMGCMEWRHIQERSEPEARFAGALELAMTEDGPVAARFLEFAARHNVTVVSNNLTRDGAALYNQATFYGRQGHILGRYRKVQPTENEYEVKGITPGDAIEPIEVDGVRYGVFICNDQAFPEVCQIYGLKGTDVLLHPTQAAGPTETIRSEMLRTRAHDASCFLVTSTFLQDRPLGWQYRQSHATIYDYNGFTLAETGHRAGHATATLDLDEERWTSWCTKYDHRRTMLRQNRADLYARAYADIAPHKENMVPMREPSAVGS
- a CDS encoding molybdenum cofactor biosynthesis protein MoaE; amino-acid sequence: MSIAKTTAEKVETGHFRILERPITADELIPHVLTDAYGAVATFSGTVRNHARGKHVTCLTYEAYPEMAEAEMRKIAVEVYAQWPECKVAMLHRIGKLEIGDVSVAIAVATPHRKESFEACEFAINRLKETVPIWKKEAYADGEVWVEGVSPGADGNAG